The following proteins are co-located in the Bradyrhizobium barranii subsp. barranii genome:
- a CDS encoding IS3-like element ISRj2 family transposase (programmed frameshift): protein MTKKSRRTHSPAFKAKVALAAVKGDKTLAELAQLFDVHPNQITIWKNQLLEGAAGVFGHDKTSAETPVDLKALHAKIGELAFENGFFVRRAHQGGPAERKAMIDRDHDLSIVRQAKVLKLARSTVYYEPRPVSAEDLALMRRLDELHLDYPFAGARMLRSLLRREGVYAGRRHIATLMKRMGIEAVYRRPNTSKPAPGHKIYPYLLRGLKIERPDHAWAMDITYIPMRRGFVYLAAVVDVFSRRVLAHRVSITMEAAFCVEAVQEALAKHGRPEIFNTDQGSQFTSLEFTDVLLDAKIAISMDGKGAWRDNVFVERLWRTVKYEEVYLRAYDSVSEARASIAKYLAFYNQGRPHSSLDGRTPDEAYFGTQAMVMAA from the exons ATGACGAAGAAGAGCCGCCGGACGCATTCTCCGGCATTCAAGGCGAAGGTTGCTTTGGCTGCGGTCAAAGGCGACAAGACACTGGCGGAGCTGGCGCAACTGTTTGATGTTCATCCGAACCAGATCACGATCTGGAAAAACCAGCTCCTGGAAGGCGCCGCCGGCGTGTTTGGGCATGACAAGACATCGGCCGAGACGCCGGTCGATTTGAAGGCGTTACATGCCAAGATCGGCGAGCTGGCGTTCGAAAACG GATTTTTTGTCCGGCGCGCTCACCAAGGCGGGCCTGCTGAGCGCAAAGCGATGATCGACCGCGATCATGATCTTTCTATCGTGCGCCAGGCGAAGGTCCTGAAGCTGGCTCGCAGCACGGTCTACTATGAACCTCGGCCAGTTTCGGCCGAGGACCTTGCCTTGATGCGTCGGCTCGATGAGCTGCATCTCGATTATCCCTTCGCGGGAGCGCGTATGCTGCGATCGTTGCTGCGGCGGGAGGGCGTATACGCCGGTCGCCGCCACATCGCGACGCTGATGAAGCGCATGGGGATCGAGGCGGTCTATCGTCGCCCGAACACGAGCAAGCCGGCTCCGGGTCACAAGATCTACCCGTACCTGTTGCGCGGATTGAAGATCGAGCGGCCCGACCATGCGTGGGCAATGGACATCACCTACATTCCGATGCGGCGTGGCTTCGTCTATCTCGCGGCGGTCGTCGATGTGTTCAGCCGACGGGTCCTGGCCCATCGCGTCTCGATCACAATGGAGGCGGCCTTCTGCGTCGAAGCGGTCCAGGAGGCGTTGGCGAAGCACGGCAGGCCCGAGATTTTCAACACGGATCAGGGCAGCCAGTTCACCAGCCTCGAGTTCACCGATGTGCTGCTGGACGCGAAGATCGCCATCAGCATGGACGGCAAGGGCGCCTGGCGCGACAACGTGTTTGTCGAGCGGCTCTGGCGCACGGTCAAATACGAAGAAGTTTATCTCCGCGCCTACGACAGCGTGTCCGAGGCGCGAGCGTCAATTGCCAAGTATCTGGCCTTCTACAATCAGGGACGCCCTCACTCGAGCCTTGACGGGCGCACGCCCGACGAGGCTTACTTCGGCACGCAAGCTATGGTGATGGCCGCATGA
- a CDS encoding zinc-dependent alcohol dehydrogenase family protein, producing MKALIFEGPGKKSLAQRPKPAILESGDAIVRIVKTTICGTDLHILKGDVTTCQPGRILGHEGVGVVDQVGGGVTAFKAGDRVLISCISSCGKCDFCRRGMYSHCRTGGWILGNKIDGTQAEYVRTPHADTSLHHLPDGVDEEALVMLSDILPTGFECGVLNGKISPGSAVAIVGAGPVGLATLLTAQFYSPAEIIVIDVNDKRLAIARQFGATQTVNSADGKAVEKVRALTGGEGVDAAVEAVGVPATFKLCTDIVAPGGVVANAGVHGVKVDLHLERLWSQNISITTRLVDTVSTPMLLKTVVSHRIEPKLLITHRFKLDEIMDAYDMFSRAAETGALKVIIET from the coding sequence ATGAAAGCGCTCATCTTCGAGGGGCCCGGTAAAAAGTCTCTCGCGCAGCGACCGAAACCGGCCATCCTGGAATCCGGAGACGCCATCGTGCGGATCGTGAAAACCACGATCTGCGGCACTGATCTCCACATCCTCAAGGGCGATGTAACGACCTGTCAGCCCGGCCGAATCCTAGGCCATGAGGGCGTGGGCGTCGTTGACCAGGTTGGTGGTGGCGTGACCGCTTTCAAGGCGGGTGACCGCGTCCTCATCTCCTGCATATCGTCCTGCGGCAAATGCGACTTCTGCCGGAGAGGTATGTATTCGCACTGTCGCACCGGCGGGTGGATCCTCGGCAACAAGATCGACGGCACGCAGGCCGAATATGTCCGGACGCCGCATGCCGACACCAGCCTCCACCATTTGCCTGATGGGGTCGATGAGGAAGCTCTCGTCATGCTCAGCGACATCCTTCCCACCGGATTCGAGTGCGGCGTGCTCAACGGCAAGATCTCGCCCGGCTCCGCCGTCGCCATCGTCGGTGCCGGCCCCGTCGGCTTGGCTACGCTGCTGACCGCACAATTCTACTCGCCTGCCGAGATCATCGTGATCGATGTCAATGACAAGCGCCTCGCCATTGCGCGCCAGTTTGGCGCGACACAGACGGTCAACAGCGCCGACGGCAAAGCAGTTGAGAAGGTTCGCGCGCTGACGGGGGGAGAGGGCGTGGATGCCGCCGTTGAGGCCGTCGGTGTACCGGCGACTTTCAAACTCTGCACCGACATTGTCGCGCCGGGCGGCGTCGTGGCAAACGCTGGCGTACACGGCGTCAAGGTCGATCTGCATCTGGAACGGCTCTGGTCCCAGAACATATCGATCACCACGCGGCTGGTGGACACTGTTTCGACGCCCATGCTGCTGAAGACGGTCGTTTCCCACCGCATCGAACCGAAGCTGCTGATTACACACCGCTTCAAGCTCGACGAGATCATGGACGCCTACGACATGTTCTCGCGTGCGGCAGAGACCGGGGCCTTGAAAGTGATCATCGAGACATAA
- a CDS encoding IS630-like element ISRj1 family transposase, translating to MIPEAREVHLSRKDRKVLEACYRSPVTLQRDLKRARIVLLAADGRSTRSIAKEVGVQPRIVSLWRHRYADHGLEGLQDKPRPGKQPIYTKTTDKRILKLLDKPPPQGFARWTGPLLAEALGDVDVQYVWRFLRSHKIDLVARKSWCESNDPNFTAKAADVVGLYVAPPAKAIVLCVDEKPSIQALERAQGYLKLPNGRALTGQSHDYKRHGTTTLFAALEVATGKIIATHSKRRRRVEFLDFMNSVTAAFPNRKLHVILDNLNTHKKNEDWLKAHPNVQFHFTPTSASWLNQVEVWFSILQGQSLSGTSFTSLKQLQEHIDAYVNAYNDRAEPFVWTKKKVRQRRFKGRRITQL from the coding sequence ATGATACCCGAAGCAAGAGAAGTCCACCTTTCGAGGAAAGATCGCAAGGTGCTTGAGGCGTGTTATCGCTCTCCGGTGACGTTGCAGCGCGATTTGAAGCGGGCGCGGATAGTTCTGTTGGCGGCGGATGGGCGCAGCACCCGGTCGATCGCCAAGGAAGTTGGGGTCCAGCCGCGGATTGTCAGCCTTTGGCGGCATCGCTATGCCGACCATGGCCTTGAAGGGCTGCAAGACAAGCCGCGGCCTGGCAAGCAGCCGATCTATACGAAGACGACCGACAAGCGGATTCTGAAGCTGCTGGATAAGCCGCCACCGCAAGGGTTTGCGCGCTGGACCGGCCCCCTGCTGGCCGAGGCGCTGGGCGATGTCGATGTCCAATATGTCTGGCGGTTCCTGCGCAGCCACAAGATTGACCTGGTGGCTCGCAAGTCCTGGTGCGAGAGCAACGACCCGAACTTTACGGCCAAAGCCGCCGATGTTGTCGGCCTCTATGTCGCGCCGCCGGCGAAGGCCATTGTGCTGTGCGTGGACGAGAAGCCCTCGATCCAGGCTTTGGAGCGAGCGCAGGGTTATCTGAAGTTGCCCAATGGCCGCGCCTTAACCGGCCAAAGCCACGATTACAAGCGGCATGGCACCACAACATTGTTTGCGGCGCTCGAAGTCGCCACCGGAAAGATCATCGCGACCCATTCAAAACGCCGGCGCCGCGTCGAGTTTCTCGATTTCATGAACAGCGTCACCGCGGCTTTTCCGAACCGCAAGCTTCACGTCATCCTCGACAACCTCAACACCCATAAAAAGAACGAGGACTGGCTCAAGGCCCACCCCAACGTGCAATTTCATTTCACGCCGACAAGTGCGTCATGGCTCAATCAGGTCGAAGTATGGTTTTCCATCTTGCAGGGGCAGTCGCTCAGCGGCACCTCCTTCACGAGCCTCAAGCAGCTTCAGGAACACATCGATGCCTACGTCAACGCATACAACGACAGAGCCGAGCCCTTCGTCTGGACCAAGAAAAAGGTCCGTCAACGCCGTTTCAAAGGCCGCCGTATCACTCAGCTCTGA
- a CDS encoding ISL3 family transposase: MRVGIRISSLVPSGLVIESVSESSDSIILAVRSEGDAAGCPLCGARSRRIHSRYDRRVADLPCSGKEIRLRVITRRFVCEVPQCRRRIFAERFGDDILPTRSRRTARLECIVHHLGLALGGRPAASFAKRLMLPVSNDTLLRVVRRRTRPRTEPLIVAGIDDWAFRKNHRYGTIVCDLERRRIVTLLPDREIATVRAWLSDHPEIRVVSRDRGGGYGEAAAKALPDAVQVADRWHLMENASAAFLNAVRRSMRVIRAAIGATTINPKLLTCAERLQYEGYLRRKQTNAAIMELVRDAVPLKEIVRRTGHSRKLVRQVSRGESTDVFRTRQSTLDAHLPFLDAQWSEGCRNGAELWRRLQGQGFRGSLRVVSEWTTRRRRAEKATNQQLQKVPSARTISRLMTTARDNLSKADTITIAAIEARVPTLVEARMLVESFQAMVRKKLFADLDPWIATASLSLIASFASGIIKDKAAVRAAITEPWSNGQTEGQITKLKLVKRQMYGRAKIDLLQARLKGAI, from the coding sequence ATGCGAGTCGGTATTCGAATCTCGTCGCTTGTGCCGAGTGGGTTGGTTATCGAGAGCGTAAGTGAGTCATCTGACTCGATTATTTTAGCCGTCCGATCCGAGGGCGATGCAGCCGGGTGCCCACTGTGCGGGGCGAGATCGCGCCGAATCCATAGCCGATATGACAGACGAGTCGCGGATTTGCCGTGTTCCGGGAAGGAAATACGGCTCCGCGTGATCACGCGGCGCTTCGTTTGCGAGGTGCCTCAGTGTCGGCGACGGATTTTCGCTGAACGGTTCGGGGACGATATTCTCCCGACCCGGTCGCGCCGGACGGCACGGCTGGAATGTATCGTCCACCATCTGGGGCTGGCACTCGGCGGCAGACCAGCGGCGAGCTTCGCTAAACGGCTGATGCTGCCGGTCAGCAACGATACGTTGCTTCGGGTTGTCAGGCGACGAACCCGCCCGCGAACGGAGCCTCTGATCGTCGCCGGCATTGACGACTGGGCTTTTCGCAAGAACCATCGCTACGGAACAATCGTGTGCGATCTGGAGAGGCGGCGGATCGTAACCCTGCTTCCAGATCGCGAGATTGCAACGGTGCGGGCTTGGCTTTCCGACCATCCGGAGATCAGGGTCGTATCGCGCGACCGTGGCGGCGGCTACGGTGAGGCCGCGGCAAAGGCGCTGCCCGACGCCGTCCAGGTCGCCGACCGTTGGCACCTGATGGAGAACGCAAGCGCGGCCTTCCTCAACGCGGTGCGCCGTTCCATGCGGGTGATCCGCGCCGCAATCGGTGCGACGACGATCAATCCAAAACTGCTCACTTGCGCGGAAAGGCTGCAGTATGAAGGATATCTCCGGCGCAAGCAGACGAATGCCGCCATCATGGAGCTCGTCAGAGACGCTGTGCCACTCAAGGAGATTGTCCGTCGAACAGGACACAGCCGTAAACTCGTTCGCCAAGTCAGTCGCGGCGAGAGTACAGATGTCTTCCGGACCCGGCAAAGCACGCTCGATGCCCACTTGCCCTTTCTGGATGCGCAATGGAGCGAGGGCTGCCGTAACGGCGCAGAGCTCTGGCGTCGTTTGCAAGGGCAAGGCTTCCGAGGCTCCTTGCGTGTAGTCAGTGAGTGGACGACACGGCGACGACGGGCCGAGAAGGCGACCAATCAACAACTGCAAAAAGTTCCATCCGCGAGAACAATCTCACGATTGATGACCACGGCGCGCGACAATCTCAGCAAAGCAGATACGATCACCATCGCCGCCATCGAGGCGCGCGTTCCCACACTCGTCGAAGCCCGCATGCTCGTCGAAAGCTTTCAGGCCATGGTACGCAAGAAGCTCTTCGCTGATCTCGATCCGTGGATCGCCACCGCCAGCTTGAGCCTGATCGCCTCTTTTGCGAGTGGCATCATCAAGGACAAAGCCGCCGTCCGTGCCGCCATCACCGAGCCTTGGTCCAATGGCCAGACAGAAGGGCAGATCACTAAACTAAAGCTCGTAAAACGCCAGATGTATGGACGGGCGAAGATCGACCTCCTGCAAGCCCGCTTGAAAGGCGCCATCTAG
- the istB gene encoding IS21-like element helper ATPase IstB, which produces MMTMPEIERCLRQLRLSGVRDTLQTRVLQAQGANQPFLETFSLILQDELDRRQSRLIERRYQQSGLDEKLTLAEFDWSFNPKLPRQTCFQLHTLAFIAAGENALLVGKPGTGKSHIAKAIAYQAILQSHKVQYLETDDFFHRYALNSPAQREVRLRTIIDCDLLVLDDLFLARAIPDDAGTLLQTLIHQRYKLRRSVIVTSNRVVQDWGAYLGDNTMSTTILDRLMHHCHLPEFDGRCYRLKEAAEALARETNSN; this is translated from the coding sequence ATGATGACCATGCCGGAAATTGAGCGTTGCCTACGACAGCTGCGCCTGTCGGGTGTCCGCGACACGCTGCAGACGCGCGTGCTCCAGGCGCAGGGCGCCAACCAGCCCTTCCTCGAGACCTTCTCCCTTATCCTGCAGGATGAACTGGACCGTCGTCAGTCCCGTCTTATCGAGCGGCGATACCAGCAATCCGGGCTCGACGAAAAGCTGACGCTCGCCGAGTTCGACTGGTCCTTCAATCCCAAACTGCCACGTCAGACCTGCTTCCAGCTCCACACCCTGGCGTTCATTGCCGCTGGCGAGAACGCTCTGCTTGTTGGCAAACCTGGCACCGGGAAGTCGCACATCGCCAAGGCGATTGCCTATCAGGCGATCCTGCAAAGCCACAAGGTCCAGTATCTTGAGACCGACGACTTCTTCCACCGCTACGCCCTGAACTCTCCGGCACAACGCGAGGTCCGGCTGCGAACCATCATCGACTGCGATCTCCTCGTGCTGGACGATCTATTCCTCGCACGCGCCATCCCCGACGACGCCGGCACTTTGCTGCAGACCCTGATCCATCAGCGTTACAAACTGCGCCGCAGCGTCATCGTCACCTCCAATCGCGTCGTGCAGGATTGGGGGGCATACCTTGGGGACAACACTATGAGCACGACGATCCTCGATCGCCTTATGCATCATTGCCATCTGCCTGAGTTCGACGGACGCTGCTATCGGCTCAAAGAAGCCGCTGAAGCTCTTGCCCGGGAAACAAACTCAAACTAA
- the istA gene encoding IS21-like element IS1631 family transposase, whose translation MFDPFSQQGAGELNVLKRHLQSTVLTLLDRNTSQREIHRLTGVDRKTIRRYQALRAGAEANSPGEVTTGSVSADGQIPPPRPPAFGTSEATVTSSLARSACEAHRTWIEEQVRLKRNAQAIYQDLVDQFGFPSSYQSVKRFVRRLRHADPEQFDRLEFLPGEEAQVDYGEGAPTVDPKSGRYRRPRLFVMTLRYSRRSFRRVVWKSSQQVWAQLHEEAFRYFGGVPSYVVLDNLKEGVLKPDLYEPQLNPIYSAMLAHYAVVADPARVADPNRKGCVENAIQHTQGTALAGRRFETLEAQNEFLRHWEENWASKRIHGSTRRQVEAMFQEEKPHLRPLPVAPFRIFTEVVRTVCDDTTVRVDNSYYAARPAPIGSQVVVRIYTTTIEIRDRHTRALLRVHSRMAHPGSVVLPTSERPFNPSRQTAVLLASAERIGPQTRALCQQVFDTEGRPGQRAMWGIVGLGRKYPARLVEQACAHAIDNRIYRYKHVRATVERLFEQAIEQVGVTPQPASPLTQDHPLIRTPAEYGDLFSRAVRRDADDNGRQAEAHDDHATAIRARVACATPANSGATSAPAAPSHLKLET comes from the coding sequence ATGTTCGACCCCTTTAGCCAGCAAGGGGCCGGGGAGTTGAACGTCTTGAAGCGACATCTGCAAAGCACCGTACTTACATTACTTGATCGCAACACCAGCCAGCGCGAGATTCACCGGCTGACGGGTGTCGATCGCAAGACGATCCGGCGTTATCAGGCGCTGCGGGCCGGTGCGGAGGCAAATTCCCCCGGGGAAGTGACCACCGGCTCGGTGAGCGCGGACGGCCAAATTCCTCCACCCCGACCACCGGCTTTTGGGACATCGGAAGCGACGGTCACCAGCAGCCTGGCCCGTTCGGCTTGCGAAGCGCATCGGACGTGGATCGAAGAACAGGTCCGGCTGAAGCGGAACGCGCAGGCGATTTACCAGGACCTGGTTGATCAATTTGGCTTTCCGTCCAGCTACCAGAGTGTCAAGCGGTTTGTGCGCCGGTTGCGGCACGCTGATCCTGAGCAGTTTGATCGTCTTGAGTTCCTCCCCGGCGAGGAAGCTCAGGTCGACTATGGCGAGGGCGCGCCGACGGTTGATCCGAAGAGCGGGCGGTACCGTCGTCCCCGCCTGTTCGTGATGACGCTACGCTACTCGCGGCGCAGCTTCCGGCGGGTAGTCTGGAAGTCCAGCCAACAAGTCTGGGCGCAGCTCCACGAAGAGGCGTTCCGGTATTTTGGCGGGGTCCCCAGCTATGTCGTGCTCGACAACCTGAAGGAAGGCGTCCTCAAGCCGGATTTGTACGAGCCCCAGCTCAACCCGATTTACAGCGCGATGCTGGCTCATTACGCCGTGGTCGCCGATCCCGCGCGCGTGGCCGATCCAAATCGGAAAGGATGCGTCGAGAATGCGATTCAACATACCCAGGGCACTGCGCTGGCCGGACGGCGCTTCGAGACGCTGGAGGCGCAAAACGAGTTCTTGAGGCACTGGGAGGAGAACTGGGCTTCCAAACGCATCCACGGCAGCACGCGCCGTCAGGTCGAGGCGATGTTCCAGGAAGAGAAGCCGCACCTGCGGCCGCTGCCTGTCGCTCCCTTCCGCATCTTCACCGAAGTCGTCCGGACTGTCTGCGACGACACCACCGTACGCGTCGACAACAGCTATTACGCCGCGCGGCCCGCGCCGATCGGCAGCCAGGTCGTCGTGCGCATCTACACCACCACGATCGAGATCCGTGATCGCCACACCCGTGCGCTGCTGCGTGTTCATTCCCGGATGGCGCACCCCGGTTCTGTCGTCCTGCCGACCAGCGAACGGCCGTTCAACCCGTCGCGGCAAACCGCCGTGCTGCTGGCGAGCGCCGAGCGCATCGGACCGCAGACCAGGGCCTTGTGCCAGCAGGTGTTCGACACCGAAGGGCGCCCCGGACAGCGCGCGATGTGGGGCATTGTCGGGCTGGGCCGGAAGTATCCGGCGCGGCTGGTCGAGCAGGCCTGCGCGCACGCCATCGACAACCGCATCTACCGCTACAAGCACGTGCGTGCGACCGTCGAGCGGTTGTTCGAACAGGCGATCGAGCAGGTTGGAGTGACGCCACAGCCGGCATCGCCGCTCACCCAGGATCATCCGCTGATCCGTACCCCCGCGGAATACGGCGACCTCTTCAGCCGCGCTGTGCGGCGCGACGCCGACGACAATGGTCGGCAGGCCGAGGCTCACGACGATCACGCCACGGCAATCCGCGCTCGTGTCGCCTGCGCAACCCCGGCCAACTCCGGCGCCACGAGCGCTCCCGCTGCACCTTCTCACCTTAAACTGGAGACCTAG
- a CDS encoding Fic family protein, which produces MDVSAMEPLLPEDRQELEDLATDLVARANTLAGRLHPVMRASVGDLVRSMNCYYSNLIEGHNTLPIDIDRALNNDLAKEPERRNLQLEARAHIEVQQIIDRGEAPSPALSVDFIVWTHKNFCERLPEELLVVDHPTTKKKIKIVPGELRQDQVRVGRHIPPDPADLPAFLKRFAEGYSSPHLSKLRKIIGVAASHHRLAWIHPFLDGNGRVTRLFSHALLRELEVGSELWAVSRGLARRVADYKANLQAADEPRRGDLDGRGNLTMSGLVGFCQFFLTTCVDQVDFMTGLLEPEELLRRMEIWTEEETRAKRLPKGSWPLLREAVMAGEYTRGNAPTLTGYEERQARTVLNALIEKGYLVSPTTRSPVKLGFPSAVVDRWFPRLYQPAA; this is translated from the coding sequence ATGGATGTATCAGCAATGGAGCCTCTCCTGCCCGAGGATCGGCAGGAACTCGAAGATCTCGCAACTGATTTGGTTGCAAGGGCCAACACGCTGGCCGGCCGCCTCCACCCGGTCATGAGGGCCTCGGTAGGCGATCTGGTGCGTTCGATGAACTGTTACTACTCCAACCTCATCGAGGGCCACAACACACTGCCCATCGACATTGATCGAGCACTGAACAACGACCTGGCCAAGGAGCCGGAGCGCCGGAATCTGCAATTAGAGGCGCGCGCTCACATTGAAGTTCAGCAGATTATCGATCGCGGCGAAGCCCCCTCGCCCGCGCTGTCCGTCGATTTTATTGTCTGGACGCACAAAAACTTCTGCGAACGCCTGCCCGAAGAGCTGCTGGTCGTTGACCATCCCACGACCAAGAAGAAGATCAAGATCGTACCCGGCGAACTTCGCCAAGACCAGGTGAGAGTGGGGCGTCACATCCCTCCCGATCCAGCCGATCTCCCCGCATTCCTGAAGCGTTTTGCCGAAGGATATTCGTCCCCTCACCTTTCAAAGCTACGCAAAATTATCGGCGTTGCGGCATCACACCATCGCCTGGCCTGGATTCACCCGTTTCTGGACGGTAATGGCCGCGTGACACGCCTGTTCTCACATGCACTCTTGCGCGAGTTAGAAGTCGGCTCTGAGCTTTGGGCCGTCTCGCGGGGACTCGCGCGGCGAGTCGCCGATTATAAAGCAAACCTACAGGCGGCAGACGAACCGCGGCGCGGTGACCTTGATGGCCGCGGTAATCTCACGATGTCGGGGCTTGTCGGGTTCTGCCAATTCTTCCTTACCACCTGCGTTGACCAGGTCGACTTCATGACGGGGCTTTTGGAACCGGAAGAACTGCTCAGGCGGATGGAGATCTGGACCGAGGAGGAAACGCGTGCAAAGCGGCTTCCAAAGGGCTCTTGGCCTTTACTGCGCGAAGCGGTCATGGCCGGAGAGTACACGCGGGGTAATGCGCCTACCCTTACGGGATACGAAGAACGCCAAGCGCGAACGGTCCTCAACGCCCTTATTGAAAAGGGCTACCTCGTTTCACCCACGACGCGCTCGCCCGTGAAGCTGGGCTTTCCCTCGGCCGTTGTCGATCGATGGTTTCCGAGATTGTACCAGCCGGCCGCCTGA
- a CDS encoding helix-turn-helix domain-containing protein, producing MTLVRTPEALKDARASLGLSADALAKIVRVEDGRTVRRWEAGEREIPGPVIVILEAAIGYLDSIKLIDTQLAMLRSGKMTSGETTSAGRIDQTDADIERLTVSRKSLVEALEILTRQPANDGSDRVHWYTLQRATPLFDPAQKDEWSIPGELSPEAALAYFAKHEGFDEGLEVANDEGPLKEFVLEKREVLRRQVGASQRLSAGRVIQTYAVRRHLRSYAGNWVMTE from the coding sequence ATGACTCTCGTCAGAACACCGGAAGCTTTGAAGGACGCGCGCGCTTCGCTTGGATTAAGCGCAGACGCCTTGGCCAAAATCGTGCGGGTTGAAGATGGGCGCACGGTCCGCCGATGGGAAGCCGGCGAACGCGAAATCCCCGGGCCTGTTATCGTTATTCTGGAAGCGGCCATCGGCTATCTCGACAGCATCAAGCTGATCGACACGCAGCTGGCCATGTTGCGCTCGGGCAAAATGACCAGCGGCGAAACAACGAGTGCTGGCAGGATCGATCAGACCGACGCCGACATTGAACGTCTCACGGTCTCTCGAAAGAGCCTTGTAGAGGCCCTGGAGATACTGACCCGGCAGCCGGCCAATGATGGCTCAGACCGGGTTCATTGGTACACTTTGCAGCGGGCAACACCGCTATTTGACCCGGCACAAAAGGACGAATGGTCGATCCCCGGAGAACTGAGCCCTGAAGCTGCCTTGGCCTATTTTGCCAAGCATGAGGGGTTCGACGAAGGGCTCGAAGTCGCCAACGACGAAGGCCCTCTTAAGGAGTTCGTTCTTGAAAAGCGCGAAGTGCTACGCCGTCAAGTTGGCGCCTCGCAGCGCCTCAGCGCGGGCCGCGTGATCCAGACCTATGCGGTGCGCCGACATCTCAGGAGCTATGCGGGAAACTGGGTGATGACGGAATGA
- a CDS encoding IS256 family transposase: MNEHSNIVPLRQPDEIDDPLTNILRSGARQLLAQAVEMEAEAFLAAMKGLKLPDGRDRLVRHGHGPVRTIQTGIGAVEVARVKIRDRAVTRDGERIRFTSAILPLWARRTKSLDALLPVLYLRGISTGDFQEALAALLGKDAPNLSPAVVSRLTTEWQLEYERWQKRDLSARRYVYVWADGVFLQARMEDHSECMLVLIGATPEGKKELIGFQVGVRESTQSWHELLVEAKTRGLKIAPEIAVGDGALGFWKALDEVFPATRHQRCWVHKTANILNKVAVSVQASMKKDLREVYLASNRASAEVAIDVFAEKYGAKYDKAVECLTKDRDAMLAFYEFPAEHWDHLRTTNPIESVFATVRHRTVRTKGSLSSTTAKLMVFKLLCAASKTWRRLKGTNQLPKVIAGVRFENGIEVIQVPENHAA, from the coding sequence ATGAACGAGCATAGCAACATTGTCCCACTGCGTCAGCCCGATGAGATCGACGATCCACTGACGAATATTTTGCGATCTGGAGCTCGGCAGCTGCTTGCGCAGGCTGTCGAGATGGAAGCCGAGGCGTTTCTCGCCGCGATGAAGGGCTTGAAGCTTCCCGATGGCCGCGACCGCCTCGTGCGACACGGCCATGGTCCAGTGCGGACGATCCAGACGGGGATCGGCGCCGTCGAAGTCGCCCGGGTAAAGATTCGCGATCGCGCGGTGACCCGCGATGGCGAGCGGATCCGCTTCACCTCGGCGATCCTGCCGTTGTGGGCACGGCGCACGAAGAGCTTGGATGCACTTTTGCCGGTTCTGTACCTGCGAGGCATCTCGACGGGCGACTTCCAGGAGGCGCTGGCGGCGCTCTTGGGCAAGGATGCGCCGAATCTTTCTCCGGCGGTGGTTTCCAGACTGACGACGGAGTGGCAGCTCGAGTACGAGCGTTGGCAGAAGCGCGATCTGTCGGCGCGCCGGTACGTATACGTGTGGGCGGACGGCGTCTTCCTGCAGGCTCGCATGGAAGACCACAGCGAATGCATGCTGGTGCTGATCGGCGCGACGCCGGAAGGCAAGAAGGAACTCATCGGCTTCCAGGTCGGCGTGCGCGAGAGCACGCAGAGCTGGCACGAACTGCTCGTCGAGGCGAAAACCCGTGGGCTGAAGATCGCCCCGGAAATCGCCGTCGGTGACGGCGCGCTCGGCTTCTGGAAGGCGCTCGACGAGGTCTTTCCCGCCACGCGACATCAGCGGTGCTGGGTGCACAAAACCGCGAATATCTTGAACAAAGTCGCAGTGTCGGTACAGGCCAGCATGAAGAAGGATCTGCGCGAGGTCTATTTGGCGTCCAACCGAGCTTCGGCCGAAGTGGCGATCGATGTCTTTGCCGAGAAATACGGAGCGAAGTACGACAAGGCGGTCGAGTGCCTGACGAAAGATCGCGACGCAATGCTTGCGTTCTACGAATTCCCCGCCGAGCATTGGGACCACTTGCGGACGACGAATCCCATCGAAAGCGTGTTCGCGACGGTCCGGCACAGAACGGTGCGCACGAAAGGTTCGTTATCGTCAACGACTGCCAAGTTGATGGTGTTCAAGCTGCTCTGCGCCGCATCAAAGACCTGGCGGCGGCTGAAAGGCACAAATCAGTTGCCGAAGGTCATCGCAGGTGTCAGATTCGAAAACGGCATCGAGGTCATCCAAGTGCCGGAAAACCACGCCGCCTGA